In a single window of the Streptomyces sp. HUAS ZL42 genome:
- a CDS encoding sugar phosphate isomerase/epimerase family protein, whose amino-acid sequence MKLAFSTLGVPGLPVSDVLRLASAHGYHGVELRAHPEEPVHPGLGPAERADVAAEFKAAGIELLGLAGYARVAAPGDDEPVIEEMRGLLGLARDLGAPYVRVFPGADPAQSAAEADAVAARRLGTAAEHAADLGVRILLETHDSHRTGAAAIRVLGLVGHRNVGALWDVMHTWLGGEQPSETYAALSPYLGYVQVKDIASAEDTTPLPLGSGVLPLTECVEVLSRHGWDGWLCWEYEKRWYEEAAPLEELLGAGREHLARLLNECA is encoded by the coding sequence ACTCTCGGCGTTCCCGGTCTGCCTGTCTCCGACGTGCTGCGGCTGGCCTCCGCGCACGGCTATCACGGTGTCGAACTGCGCGCTCATCCGGAGGAGCCGGTGCATCCCGGCCTCGGCCCGGCCGAACGGGCCGACGTGGCCGCCGAGTTCAAGGCGGCGGGCATCGAGCTCCTGGGTCTCGCCGGGTACGCGCGCGTGGCCGCGCCCGGCGACGACGAGCCGGTGATCGAGGAGATGCGCGGGCTCCTCGGTCTCGCCCGCGACCTCGGTGCTCCCTACGTCCGCGTCTTCCCGGGCGCCGACCCCGCCCAGAGCGCCGCGGAGGCCGACGCCGTGGCCGCGCGCAGGCTCGGCACGGCCGCGGAGCACGCCGCCGACCTCGGCGTACGGATCCTGCTGGAGACCCACGACTCGCACCGCACCGGGGCGGCGGCGATCCGTGTCCTCGGCCTGGTGGGGCACCGGAACGTCGGCGCGCTCTGGGACGTCATGCACACGTGGCTGGGCGGCGAGCAGCCCTCGGAGACGTACGCGGCGCTGTCGCCGTACCTCGGCTATGTGCAGGTCAAGGACATCGCCTCCGCCGAAGACACCACCCCGCTGCCGCTGGGCTCCGGTGTGCTGCCGCTCACCGAGTGCGTGGAGGTCCTCTCCCGTCACGGCTGGGACGGCTGGCTGTGCTGGGAGTACGAGAAGCGGTGGTACGAGGAGGCCGCGCCGCTGGAGGAGCTGCTGGGCGCCGGGCGGGAGCATCTCGCGCGGCTGCTGAACGAATGCGCGTGA